The following proteins are encoded in a genomic region of Aliiroseovarius sp. F47248L:
- a CDS encoding TetR/AcrR family transcriptional regulator has product MGNSAEMTEQKPIGKLAARAATKGAKREAKKRKLAESAIEALKRYGYANTTLRDIAAQSELSLGMLHYYFENKEQLLIYCVRLYKEAFAADISARIAGARTRESLFRAFAEGLAASIVEDAETHRLWYDIRNQALFDPVFQPVVADVETSLLELIARIAGERTEGASIPILYGVVDGVFRHLLENQLVGRPRNKPELVDEFFTLLTRTLKA; this is encoded by the coding sequence ATGGGTAATAGCGCAGAGATGACCGAGCAGAAGCCGATAGGAAAGCTTGCCGCGCGCGCCGCCACAAAGGGTGCAAAGCGCGAAGCGAAGAAACGCAAGCTGGCGGAAAGTGCCATCGAGGCGCTGAAACGCTATGGCTATGCCAATACCACCCTGCGCGACATCGCGGCGCAATCCGAACTGTCGCTGGGCATGCTGCACTATTATTTCGAGAACAAAGAGCAGCTGTTGATCTATTGCGTGCGGCTCTACAAAGAGGCATTTGCTGCAGATATCAGCGCGCGTATCGCCGGGGCCAGAACTCGTGAAAGCTTGTTCCGAGCCTTCGCAGAAGGGCTGGCAGCCTCAATCGTCGAGGACGCTGAAACACACAGGCTCTGGTATGATATTCGCAATCAGGCACTGTTCGATCCGGTCTTTCAGCCTGTGGTGGCCGATGTCGAAACATCGTTGCTGGAGTTGATCGCGCGGATCGCGGGGGAACGCACCGAGGGGGCATCCATACCGATACTCTACGGTGTTGTGGATGGCGTCTTCCGGCATTTGCTCGAAAATCAGCTTGTGGGCAGACCGCGAAACAAACCAGAGCTTGTTGACGAGTTTTTTACACTGCTGACCCGTACGTTGAAAGCCTGA
- a CDS encoding long-chain-fatty-acid--CoA ligase — protein sequence MLGKMMDQPLLISNLIVHAARYHGATEVVSVETTGGIERANWSMLDANARRLASVLDRLGLKFEDRCATIAWNNRRHMEIYFCVAGAGLVCHTINPRLHPEQLIYIVNHAEDKVLFFDRTFLPAVTKLKEHLNTVEHYVLMGPRDDEAAGMLDGLLFYDELLEQGDVGYDWPQFDETRASSLCYTSGTTGHPKGVLYTHRSTMLHTLAGNQPDGLAISAKDTVLPVVPMFHVNAWGVPYIAAANGAKLILPGPGLDGESLVKLIDDEGVTLALGVPTIWMGLLGALEKTGSKAKSLVRTVVGGSALPPSMIPTFRDKYGVELIHAWGMTETSPLGTLNQLLQKHDALSDEAKAAIRLGQGRPPYGVEMRIVGEDGSTLPHDGKTQGELQVRGHWIVDTYFKASESALTDDGWFDTGDVATIDADGYMIIRDRAKDIIKSGGEWISSVELENILIGHPAITNATVIAARHPKWDERPVLVVQKNENAEVSEEELIAYFDGKVASWQVPDKVIFVDALPMGGTGKIVKAKLREEYGDLLMQDGEA from the coding sequence ATGCTTGGAAAGATGATGGATCAGCCGCTTCTGATCTCGAACCTGATCGTCCATGCCGCGCGTTACCATGGTGCGACAGAAGTCGTTTCAGTCGAAACCACTGGCGGCATCGAGCGAGCCAATTGGTCCATGCTCGATGCGAATGCGCGGCGGCTAGCATCGGTTTTAGACAGGCTTGGCCTGAAATTCGAGGATCGCTGTGCTACGATTGCGTGGAACAACCGCAGACATATGGAGATCTATTTCTGTGTGGCTGGCGCCGGGCTGGTTTGCCATACGATCAATCCGCGCCTTCACCCCGAACAGCTGATCTATATCGTCAACCATGCCGAGGATAAGGTTCTTTTCTTCGACCGGACATTCCTGCCGGCGGTAACGAAGCTAAAAGAACATCTTAACACCGTAGAACACTATGTGTTGATGGGTCCGCGCGATGACGAAGCCGCAGGCATGTTGGACGGTCTTCTCTTCTACGATGAACTTCTGGAGCAGGGCGATGTCGGCTATGACTGGCCGCAATTTGACGAAACCCGGGCGTCGTCGCTTTGCTATACATCCGGAACGACCGGCCATCCCAAGGGCGTGCTCTACACGCACCGCTCGACAATGCTGCACACGTTGGCAGGCAACCAGCCTGACGGGCTTGCAATCTCGGCCAAGGACACGGTTCTGCCCGTCGTGCCGATGTTCCATGTCAACGCATGGGGTGTGCCTTACATTGCGGCTGCCAACGGCGCGAAGCTGATCCTGCCCGGGCCGGGGCTTGACGGTGAGAGCTTGGTAAAACTCATCGACGACGAGGGCGTGACGCTTGCGCTTGGCGTGCCGACGATCTGGATGGGCCTACTGGGCGCGCTTGAAAAGACCGGCAGTAAAGCCAAAAGCCTTGTGCGCACCGTGGTGGGCGGATCCGCCTTGCCGCCGTCAATGATCCCAACTTTCCGCGACAAATACGGTGTGGAGTTGATTCACGCCTGGGGGATGACCGAAACGTCGCCGCTGGGCACGCTGAACCAACTTCTGCAAAAACATGATGCCCTGTCGGACGAGGCCAAGGCCGCCATCCGCCTTGGGCAGGGCCGCCCGCCTTATGGCGTCGAGATGCGGATCGTCGGTGAAGACGGCAGCACCCTGCCCCATGACGGCAAAACACAGGGCGAGTTGCAAGTGCGGGGCCACTGGATTGTCGATACCTACTTCAAGGCAAGCGAAAGCGCGCTGACCGACGATGGCTGGTTCGACACCGGTGACGTCGCCACGATCGACGCGGATGGATACATGATCATCCGCGACCGGGCCAAGGACATCATCAAGTCGGGTGGCGAGTGGATTTCGTCGGTCGAACTGGAAAACATCCTGATCGGCCACCCTGCCATCACCAACGCAACCGTTATCGCCGCGCGGCATCCGAAATGGGACGAACGTCCCGTGCTTGTGGTGCAAAAGAACGAAAACGCAGAAGTAAGCGAGGAAGAACTTATCGCCTATTTCGACGGCAAGGTCGCCAGTTGGCAGGTGCCCGACAAGGTCATCTTCGTGGACGCGTTGCCGATGGGTGGCACGGGCAAGATCGTCAAAGCCAAGCTGCGCGAGGAATATGGCGATCTCTTGATGCAAGACGGAGAGGCTTGA
- a CDS encoding choline dehydrogenase, which produces MDYDYVIVGGGSAGATLATRLSEDATTTVCLLEAGGRGDGILIRAPAAVVAMMPGYGKINNWAFNTVPQPGLNGRRGFQPRGRALGGSSAINAMLYVRGHRDDYDAWADLGCDGWDWDSVLPYFKRSENNEGGVNEHHGADGPLHVSRQKSPRPITEAFIEAATQLQYRRSDDFNTGDNEGFGPYAVTQFHSPERNGERCSAAAAYLHPVMDKRPNLTVLTKVRAERILFDGKRATGVTYRQKAQSHEVRAKREVIVCGGAFGSPQLLQLSGVGRSEDITPHGIEMVHELPGVGQNLQDHLDFILSWKSKDTDNFGIGATGTVNLLKHIFKWRKNGTGMIATPFAEGAGFLKTDPSLDKPDVQLHFVISIVDDHARKLHPGYGFSCHVCELRPYSRGEVFLQSGDPMADPGIDPNFLSDDRDLKTMIAGAKLTREIIMQEPMNKYRHKELFGVADGMSDAEWEKHIRARADTIYHPVGTCKMGADDMAVVDPELRVRGLEGLRVVDASVMPTLIGGNTNAPTIMIAEKAADMIRSASQAAIAAE; this is translated from the coding sequence ATGGACTACGATTACGTGATCGTGGGCGGCGGATCGGCTGGCGCAACCCTGGCTACGCGGTTGAGTGAAGACGCGACAACCACTGTTTGTCTTTTGGAAGCAGGCGGACGAGGTGATGGTATCTTGATACGCGCGCCGGCTGCGGTGGTGGCGATGATGCCAGGGTACGGCAAGATCAACAACTGGGCGTTTAACACCGTGCCGCAGCCGGGCCTGAACGGACGCCGTGGGTTTCAACCGCGTGGACGTGCGCTTGGCGGCTCAAGTGCGATCAACGCAATGCTCTACGTGCGCGGTCACCGCGACGACTACGACGCGTGGGCCGATCTGGGATGCGATGGCTGGGACTGGGACAGCGTTCTACCCTATTTCAAACGGTCGGAAAACAACGAGGGTGGCGTCAATGAGCACCACGGTGCAGACGGACCGCTTCATGTCAGCCGCCAGAAAAGCCCCCGCCCGATCACCGAAGCATTCATAGAAGCGGCGACGCAGCTGCAATACCGTCGTAGCGACGACTTCAATACAGGTGACAACGAGGGGTTTGGCCCCTATGCCGTGACCCAATTCCACAGTCCAGAACGCAATGGCGAGCGGTGTTCAGCCGCCGCGGCCTATCTGCACCCGGTGATGGACAAACGTCCGAACTTAACGGTGCTGACCAAGGTGCGGGCAGAGCGTATTTTGTTCGACGGCAAACGCGCCACAGGCGTCACCTATCGCCAGAAAGCCCAAAGCCACGAGGTCCGCGCCAAGCGCGAGGTGATCGTCTGCGGTGGAGCTTTCGGATCGCCCCAACTTCTGCAGCTTTCCGGCGTCGGCCGCAGCGAGGACATCACGCCACACGGTATCGAGATGGTCCATGAATTACCGGGCGTCGGCCAGAACCTTCAAGATCACTTGGATTTCATCCTGTCCTGGAAATCGAAGGATACCGACAATTTTGGCATCGGCGCGACCGGAACGGTCAACCTTCTCAAACACATCTTTAAATGGCGCAAGAATGGCACCGGCATGATCGCGACGCCCTTTGCCGAGGGCGCAGGCTTTCTTAAGACCGATCCGTCGCTGGACAAACCCGATGTCCAGCTTCACTTCGTCATCTCGATCGTGGATGACCATGCACGTAAGCTGCATCCGGGCTATGGCTTCTCGTGCCATGTCTGCGAGCTACGGCCGTATTCGCGCGGCGAAGTGTTTTTGCAATCGGGTGATCCAATGGCAGACCCCGGCATCGACCCGAATTTCCTGTCCGATGATCGCGATCTGAAGACGATGATTGCAGGTGCAAAACTTACACGCGAAATCATCATGCAGGAACCCATGAACAAATATCGCCACAAAGAGCTTTTCGGCGTGGCCGACGGCATGAGTGATGCCGAATGGGAGAAACACATCCGCGCGCGCGCTGACACGATTTATCATCCGGTTGGCACCTGCAAGATGGGGGCCGATGACATGGCCGTCGTCGACCCCGAACTGCGGGTGCGTGGACTGGAGGGGCTGCGCGTCGTTGATGCCAGCGTCATGCCCACGCTGATCGGCGGGAACACGAATGCACCCACGATTATGATCGCAGAGAAGGCCGCCGACATGATCCGAAGTGCCTCGCAAGCGGCCATCGCGGCCGAATAG
- a CDS encoding aldehyde dehydrogenase family protein: MKHQSDFTHDLRAAYDADLEKLDAAKHGWARTPVTERIALLQAVKDALMPVAEGWATTAARKKRLAPDSPLVGEEWTSGPYALMGMCNGLMQTLSQIEGKAYLEHLPTRQLSNGQTAVRVVPHSIWDRLLLSGVKADIWMQRGVTPANLKSHAATAYDIAPDKRVGKVALVLGAGNIASISPLDAFQKLFLENQVVILKMNPVNDYLTDYLRAALKPLIDRDALRIVKGNGEAGAYLTDHPLVEEIHITGARATHDAIVWGTGEEGARNKSAGTPINPRHITSELGAVCPTIVVPGPWSTADIRFQAEHIATQKLHNSGFNCVAVQSLILPRDWDKTDPLMKEVGRVMAEFARREAYYPGAEARMAEFAEHAEGEQQLPRGQGVPPCYVADMERGDTEWLKQQEVFAPALGVKHLDAADAETFLRDAIDWANDNLYGTLGGNILIHPATIREIGRARFEEIVADFRYGTIAINAWTGLGFLLAPVPWGGFAGATLENVESGIGTVHNCFMLEDTERTVIEAPWSPFPRNLVSGRFTLLPRPPWFVTNRRQDKVGRLLTRFQYKPSWLKLPRIFVNALLG; this comes from the coding sequence ATGAAACACCAAAGCGATTTCACACATGACCTGCGGGCCGCATATGATGCGGATCTGGAAAAACTGGACGCGGCCAAGCACGGCTGGGCGCGCACCCCGGTTACAGAGCGTATCGCGCTGCTGCAGGCCGTCAAAGATGCACTGATGCCCGTGGCGGAAGGGTGGGCGACCACTGCGGCCCGCAAGAAACGTCTTGCCCCGGACTCGCCCCTAGTGGGCGAAGAATGGACCAGCGGTCCTTACGCATTGATGGGCATGTGCAATGGTTTAATGCAAACCCTCTCGCAAATCGAAGGCAAGGCCTATCTGGAGCATCTGCCAACACGACAGTTGTCCAACGGTCAGACGGCGGTGCGGGTGGTTCCACATTCGATCTGGGATCGGTTGCTGTTGTCGGGGGTCAAGGCCGATATCTGGATGCAACGTGGTGTGACACCGGCCAACCTGAAATCCCATGCTGCCACCGCGTATGACATCGCTCCGGACAAGCGTGTGGGCAAGGTGGCTTTGGTGTTGGGCGCGGGCAACATCGCCTCGATCTCTCCGCTTGATGCTTTCCAGAAGTTATTTCTGGAAAACCAAGTTGTGATACTGAAGATGAATCCAGTCAATGACTACCTGACCGACTACCTGCGCGCTGCGCTGAAGCCCCTAATCGACCGGGATGCTCTGCGCATTGTCAAGGGCAATGGAGAGGCTGGGGCTTATCTAACTGATCATCCACTTGTCGAGGAAATCCACATTACTGGAGCGCGCGCCACCCATGACGCCATCGTCTGGGGCACAGGCGAGGAAGGAGCGCGCAACAAGTCAGCAGGCACACCGATAAATCCTCGTCACATCACTTCCGAACTGGGGGCTGTGTGTCCGACAATCGTCGTGCCGGGTCCGTGGTCGACCGCCGACATCCGATTTCAGGCCGAGCATATCGCCACTCAGAAGCTGCACAACTCCGGCTTCAACTGCGTTGCCGTCCAATCGCTCATCCTGCCGCGCGATTGGGATAAGACCGACCCTTTGATGAAAGAAGTTGGCCGCGTAATGGCGGAATTTGCGCGGCGTGAAGCTTACTATCCCGGTGCCGAGGCACGTATGGCAGAATTTGCAGAACATGCAGAGGGCGAACAACAATTGCCCCGTGGGCAAGGTGTGCCACCGTGTTACGTCGCCGACATGGAACGCGGCGATACCGAATGGCTCAAACAGCAAGAGGTGTTCGCCCCAGCGCTTGGCGTCAAACATTTGGACGCCGCAGATGCAGAGACCTTTCTGCGAGACGCGATCGATTGGGCCAATGACAATCTCTATGGCACTTTGGGGGGCAACATCCTGATCCACCCCGCCACGATCCGTGAGATCGGGCGCGCGCGGTTCGAGGAGATCGTCGCCGACTTCCGTTATGGCACCATCGCGATCAATGCATGGACCGGGCTTGGATTCTTGCTGGCTCCGGTCCCATGGGGTGGATTTGCAGGCGCAACGCTGGAAAACGTAGAATCGGGCATCGGCACCGTGCACAATTGTTTCATGCTCGAAGACACAGAGCGCACCGTGATCGAAGCACCCTGGAGCCCCTTCCCGCGCAACCTCGTTTCGGGGCGGTTCACTCTGTTACCGCGCCCACCGTGGTTTGTGACCAACCGCCGCCAAGACAAGGTTGGACGCCTGTTGACGCGGTTCCAGTACAAGCCAAGCTGGTTGAAACTGCCGCGGATTTTCGTAAACGCGTTGCTGGGTTGA